A stretch of Hoplias malabaricus isolate fHopMal1 chromosome 10, fHopMal1.hap1, whole genome shotgun sequence DNA encodes these proteins:
- the irx2a gene encoding iroquois-class homeodomain protein IRX-2a isoform X2: MSYPQGYLYQSPASLALYSCPAYGAQALARSDELLRSSSSSSSSSSSSSSCSSSSSSCSSTGSAFSPYAGSAAFSSPLHYSTDPAGAFPHYMGSPYDPHPGGLAAAAAAAGAVGFAPYPGAAYPYQLNDPTYRKNATRDATATLKAWLQEHRKNPYPTKGEKIMLAIITKMTLTQVSTWFANARRRLKKENKVTWAPRSKSDDEEEEDGDGERKDERAEKRLENEEASAEDEGISLQVDSLTDHSAESDGEKVTCRIGDLVCSSGSDAKAKCEESDVDVGHGEQTQGLSPKPVTSSPLTGLEAPLLGHLHHHHHQHQHQHQQDSRNKSKACLDSRTPADSQNQTVKPKLWSLAEIATSDPKQPLGQSCPVAVGLLASTASGTSSGAPVYSASSILGRPLYYTSPFYSNYTNYGSFSPLQGQGILRYGSTGVTASEGLPQTVLSTSALHKHPSEHLLKSSHNQTEQHFRALNVESKKDSPEVCTVGPQPYLSS, from the exons ATGTCTTACCCTCAGGGGTACCTGTACCAGTCCCCTGCCTCCCTCGCGCTCTACTCTTGCCCCGCGTATGGAGCTCAGGCTCTGGCAAGGAGCGACGAGCTGCTGCGCTCTTcatcctcctcgtcctcctcctcttcctcctcgtcTTCgtgctcctcttcctcctcgtcGTGTTCGTCTACGGGCTCTGCTTTCAGCCCTTATGCCGGATCCGCTGCCTTCTCGAGCCCGCTGCACTACTCCACTGACCCCGCCGGCGCCTTCCCGCACTACATG gGTTCCCCGTACGACCCGCACCCCGGTGGTCTCGCGGCGGCGGCGGCAGCGGCAGGTGCGGTTGGTTTTGCCCCGTATCCCGGGGCAGCGTACCCCTACCAGCTGAACGACCCCACGTACCGCAAGAACGCCACACGCGACGCCACGGCCACGTTAAAGGCCTGGCTTCAGGAGCACCGGAAAAACCCGTATCCCACCAAGGGCGAGAAGATCATGCTGGCCATCATCACCAAGATGACCCTCACCCAGGTCTCCACGTggttcgccaacgcccgcaggAGACTCAAGAAGGAGAACAAGGTGACGTGGGCACCCAGGAGCAAGAGCGAcgacgaggaggaggaagatggaGATGGGGAGAGGAAAGATGAGAGAGCAGAGAAGAGACTGGAGAACGAGGAGGCGTCTGCTGAGGACGAGG GCATCAGTCTGCAGGTGGACAGTCTGACCGATCACTCGGCAGAGTCTGACGGTGAGAAGGTCACCTGCAGGATCGGAGATCTGGTCTGCAGTTCTGGATCCGATGCCAAGGCCAAATGTGAGGAGAGTGATGTGGACGTTGGTCATGGAGAGCAAACGCAGGGCCTATCGCCCAAGCCTGTGACCTCTTCACCCCTCACTGGCCTGGAGGCTCCACTGCTGGGCCatctccaccatcaccaccaccaacaccagcatcagcaccagcaGGACTCCAGGAACAAAAGCAAGGCGTGTCTGGACAGTCGGACGCCCGCAGACAGCCAGAACCAGACGGTCAAACCCAAGCTCTGGTCCCTGGCTGAGATCGCCACCTCGGACCCCAAACAGCCCCTTGGGCAGAGCTGCCCCGTGGCAGTGGGCCTCTTGGCATCCACGGCCTCTGGCACCTCCTCTGGTGCGCCGGTATACTCCGCTTCGTCCATCCTGGGACGGCCGCTCTATTACACCTCGCCCTTTTACAGCAACTACACAAACTATGGCAGTTTCAGCCCATTGCAGGGCCAAGGGATTCTGCGCTATGGCTCGACTGGAGTGACCGCTAGTGAGGGCCTTCCTCAGACTGTCCTTAGCACCAGTGCTCTCCACAAACACCCATCAGAACACCTGCTGAAGTCCAGCCACAATCAGACCGAACAACATTTCAGGGCCTTGAATGTAGAGTCCAAGAAAG ACTCCCCGGAGGTGTGCACAGTAGGACCTCAGCCTTATCTGTCCAGCTAA
- the irx2a gene encoding iroquois-class homeodomain protein IRX-2a isoform X1 has product MSYPQGYLYQSPASLALYSCPAYGAQALARSDELLRSSSSSSSSSSSSSSCSSSSSSCSSTGSAFSPYAGSAAFSSPLHYSTDPAGAFPHYMGSPYDPHPGGLAAAAAAAGAVGFAPYPGAAYPYQLNDPTYRKNATRDATATLKAWLQEHRKNPYPTKGEKIMLAIITKMTLTQVSTWFANARRRLKKENKVTWAPRSKSDDEEEEDGDGERKDERAEKRLENEEASAEDEGISLQVDSLTDHSAESDGEKVTCRIGDLVCSSGSDAKAKCEESDVDVGHGEQTQGLSPKPVTSSPLTGLEAPLLGHLHHHHHQHQHQHQQDSRNKSKACLDSRTPADSQNQTVKPKLWSLAEIATSDPKQPLGQSCPVAVGLLASTASGTSSGAPVYSASSILGRPLYYTSPFYSNYTNYGSFSPLQGQGILRYGSTGVTASEGLPQTVLSTSALHKHPSEHLLKSSHNQTEQHFRALNVESKKADSPEVCTVGPQPYLSS; this is encoded by the exons ATGTCTTACCCTCAGGGGTACCTGTACCAGTCCCCTGCCTCCCTCGCGCTCTACTCTTGCCCCGCGTATGGAGCTCAGGCTCTGGCAAGGAGCGACGAGCTGCTGCGCTCTTcatcctcctcgtcctcctcctcttcctcctcgtcTTCgtgctcctcttcctcctcgtcGTGTTCGTCTACGGGCTCTGCTTTCAGCCCTTATGCCGGATCCGCTGCCTTCTCGAGCCCGCTGCACTACTCCACTGACCCCGCCGGCGCCTTCCCGCACTACATG gGTTCCCCGTACGACCCGCACCCCGGTGGTCTCGCGGCGGCGGCGGCAGCGGCAGGTGCGGTTGGTTTTGCCCCGTATCCCGGGGCAGCGTACCCCTACCAGCTGAACGACCCCACGTACCGCAAGAACGCCACACGCGACGCCACGGCCACGTTAAAGGCCTGGCTTCAGGAGCACCGGAAAAACCCGTATCCCACCAAGGGCGAGAAGATCATGCTGGCCATCATCACCAAGATGACCCTCACCCAGGTCTCCACGTggttcgccaacgcccgcaggAGACTCAAGAAGGAGAACAAGGTGACGTGGGCACCCAGGAGCAAGAGCGAcgacgaggaggaggaagatggaGATGGGGAGAGGAAAGATGAGAGAGCAGAGAAGAGACTGGAGAACGAGGAGGCGTCTGCTGAGGACGAGG GCATCAGTCTGCAGGTGGACAGTCTGACCGATCACTCGGCAGAGTCTGACGGTGAGAAGGTCACCTGCAGGATCGGAGATCTGGTCTGCAGTTCTGGATCCGATGCCAAGGCCAAATGTGAGGAGAGTGATGTGGACGTTGGTCATGGAGAGCAAACGCAGGGCCTATCGCCCAAGCCTGTGACCTCTTCACCCCTCACTGGCCTGGAGGCTCCACTGCTGGGCCatctccaccatcaccaccaccaacaccagcatcagcaccagcaGGACTCCAGGAACAAAAGCAAGGCGTGTCTGGACAGTCGGACGCCCGCAGACAGCCAGAACCAGACGGTCAAACCCAAGCTCTGGTCCCTGGCTGAGATCGCCACCTCGGACCCCAAACAGCCCCTTGGGCAGAGCTGCCCCGTGGCAGTGGGCCTCTTGGCATCCACGGCCTCTGGCACCTCCTCTGGTGCGCCGGTATACTCCGCTTCGTCCATCCTGGGACGGCCGCTCTATTACACCTCGCCCTTTTACAGCAACTACACAAACTATGGCAGTTTCAGCCCATTGCAGGGCCAAGGGATTCTGCGCTATGGCTCGACTGGAGTGACCGCTAGTGAGGGCCTTCCTCAGACTGTCCTTAGCACCAGTGCTCTCCACAAACACCCATCAGAACACCTGCTGAAGTCCAGCCACAATCAGACCGAACAACATTTCAGGGCCTTGAATGTAGAGTCCAAGAAAG CAGACTCCCCGGAGGTGTGCACAGTAGGACCTCAGCCTTATCTGTCCAGCTAA